The bacterium genome window below encodes:
- a CDS encoding response regulator transcription factor, which yields MPVDTALDKVTIVVVEDEDLYRDLLVNALSSVPSFKVLGALADAEAAQRAILELRPKVATLDIELKGGVSGVQVGLAVKSQLPETGIVWLSSHAEPYFAVSLAREITAGWAYLLKQSVADIGALVRAIEGAARGFVVLDPEIVRGIPKKVTGDLAVLTPRQREIVAQMAQGYTNAGIAQTLYITEKSVENQINQIYQRLEIDRQNASIQPRVRAVLKYLEAIRA from the coding sequence ATGCCCGTTGACACCGCGCTAGACAAGGTCACGATTGTCGTCGTCGAGGACGAGGATCTGTACCGGGACCTCCTCGTGAACGCCCTCTCCTCGGTGCCCTCGTTCAAGGTGCTGGGGGCGCTGGCCGACGCCGAGGCGGCACAGCGGGCGATCTTGGAGCTTCGGCCCAAGGTCGCGACCCTCGACATCGAGCTGAAAGGCGGGGTCAGCGGCGTGCAGGTCGGTCTGGCCGTGAAGAGCCAGCTCCCGGAGACCGGCATTGTGTGGCTCTCCAGTCACGCCGAGCCGTACTTCGCCGTTTCGCTGGCGCGCGAGATCACGGCCGGGTGGGCCTACCTGCTGAAGCAATCGGTGGCCGACATCGGCGCGCTGGTCCGCGCCATCGAAGGCGCCGCCCGCGGCTTTGTGGTGCTCGATCCGGAGATCGTCCGCGGGATTCCCAAGAAAGTCACGGGTGACCTCGCCGTGCTGACGCCCCGGCAGCGCGAAATTGTCGCGCAGATGGCACAGGGGTACACCAACGCCGGGATCGCCCAGACGCTGTATATCACCGAGAAGTCGGTGGAGAATCAGATCAACCAGATTTATCAGCGGCTGGAGATCGACCGGCAGAACGCCTCGATTCAGCCGCGGGTGCGGGCCGTCCTCAAGTATCTCGAGGCGATTCGGGCATAA
- a CDS encoding response regulator has translation MAPGPRRGDGGPTILLVEDDRLLRKAAESALRLRGFRVVAVPNGDEALRAVAAEPPDLILLDLVMPGLQGHQVLKVLKDDAATARIPVVILTNLGQDSDVQQALNAGAAAYAIKTNLGLEDLVALVRRTLLMPESPRDT, from the coding sequence GTGGCCCCCGGCCCGCGCAGGGGCGACGGCGGCCCGACGATCCTGCTGGTCGAGGACGACCGGCTGCTGCGGAAAGCGGCGGAAAGCGCCCTGCGCCTGCGCGGGTTCCGGGTCGTCGCCGTCCCCAACGGCGACGAGGCTCTGCGCGCGGTGGCCGCGGAGCCGCCGGACCTCATCCTGCTCGATCTCGTCATGCCGGGGCTGCAGGGCCACCAAGTGCTCAAAGTCCTGAAGGACGACGCGGCCACGGCGCGCATTCCGGTCGTCATCTTGACGAACCTGGGACAGGATTCGGACGTGCAGCAGGCGCTCAACGCGGGGGCCGCAGCGTACGCGATCAAGACCAACCTCGGGCTCGAGGACCTCGTCGCCCTCGTCAGAAGGACCCTGCTTATGCCCGAATCGCCTCGAGATACTTGA